A portion of the Cryptomeria japonica chromosome 5, Sugi_1.0, whole genome shotgun sequence genome contains these proteins:
- the LOC131057623 gene encoding cytochrome P450 716B1-like encodes MEYSVQSIPLILIACSSFLAFILCVLIAKTLQPGKQKSLPPGNLGLPLLGQTIEFLRAHKSNTSKDWIEEKVKKYGPVFKTSLMGCPTVVLTGQAGNRFVFQSDDSTITNKQPISLSRIIGKKNILELTGEDHKRMRGAIMQFLKPEALQKLVGRMDSVIQQHFLDCWEGKEFITVLPLMKTITFQIACDLLFSLTDTKERQILGTDFTEAMKGVWSFPLDLPGTTFRSGLNARSRICKRLTSLLQVRRGELQQEKSSPDQDLMSTMLTMRDENGGALTEEDIIDNMIAVMAAGHESTCTLLVHLVRLLALNPDIYQNIMQEQRHILLRKNPSEHLQWVDVQKMKYTWKVAQETLRLIPPAFGGFRKVMKDIEFGGYAIPKGWQLFWAASSTHMDEEIFTEPNKFDPSHFSTRLPPYTFIPFGGGHRICPGYDFTKMEIVIYLHHLVLNYKWSLMDPKEKIECEPMPLPAMGLPIKLEAMHE; translated from the exons ATGGAGTATTCAGTACAGAGTATTCCATTGATTCTCATTGCGTGTTCCAGTTTTCTTGCATTTATATTATGTGTTCTGATAGCCAAGACTTTACAACCTGGGAAACAAAAAAGTCTTCCTCCTGGGAATCTGGGCCTTCCTCTATTAGGCCAGACCATTGAATTCCTTAGAGCCCACAAATCCAACACAAGCAAGGACTGGATAGAAGAAAAGGTCAAAAAGTATGGTCCtgtcttcaaaacctccttgatGGGTTGCCCCACTGTCGTCCTCACCGGCCAAGCGGGTAATCGCTTTGTTTTTCAGAGTGACGACAGTACCATTACTAACAAGCAGCCCATCTCTCTTTCTAGGATTATTGGAAAGAAGAACATTCTAGAACTCACTGGAGAAGATCACAAGCGCATGAGAGGTGCAATCATGCAGTTCCTCAAGCCCGAAGCCTTGCAGAAACTTGTGGGCAGGATGGACTCCGTCATTCAACAGCATTTTCTTGATTGCTGGGAAGGAAAGGAGTTTATTACCGTGTTGCCATTGATGAAAACAATTACTTTCCAGATTGCTTGTGATTTGCTCTTCAGTTTGACTGATACCAAAGAGAGACAAATACTGGGCACAGATTTCACTGAAGCTATGAAGGGCGTGTGGTCGTTTCCCTTGGATTTACCTGGAACAACCTTTCGTTCTGGCTTGAATGCTCGCTCTAGAATATGTAAACGTTTGACATCTTTATTACAAGTGAGGAGAGGGGAATTGCAACAAGAAAAGTCTTCTCCTGATCAGGATTTAATGTCAACAATGCTGACCATGAGGGATGAAAATGGTGGGGCCCTGACAGAAGAGGATATCATTGATAATATGATAGCGGTAATGGCAGCTGGTCATGAAAGCACATGTACTCTGTTGGTGCATCTTGTGAGACTGTTAGCATTGAATCCAGATATATACCAGAACATCATGCAAG AACAAAGGCATATTTTATTGCGAAAAAATCCCAGTGAACATCTTCAATGGGTAGATGTTCAAAAGATGAAGTATACATGGAAAGTAGCTCAAGAGACATTACGCTTGATTCCACCAGCTTTTGGTGGATTCAGGAAGGTCATGAAAGATATTGAATTTGGAGGTTATGCAATTCCTAAGGGCTGGCAG TTGTTTTGGGCTGCAAGTAGTACACATATGGATGAGGAGATCTTCACAGAGCCAAATAAATTTGATCCATCTCATTTTAGTACTCGTCTTCCACCGTATACTTTTATACCTTTTGGAGGGGGACATCGCATTTGTCCTGGTTATGATTTTACAAAAATGGAAATAGTGATATACTTGCATCATTTGGTTCTTAACTACAAATGGTCTCTAATGGATCCTAAAGAAAAAATAGAATGTGAACCTATGCCTCTTCCTGCTATGGGGCTACCAATCAAGCTTGAAGCTATGCATGAGTAA